Proteins from a single region of Chlamydia buteonis:
- a CDS encoding secretin N-terminal domain-containing protein: MRFWRTPLVYFFGLSGLACCTPGLALTVAEKAASLEKSKDSIDSSLGLASFNADMKEYNLQLKSLYEEAAALRASGCEDEAQWKGLLNKLTDVKNQIKRIENLWSAEIRERGENPEDYALWHHPEATIYNLVSDYGDDNVIYLVPQDVGSIKVSSLSKFTVPKEGFEECLTQLLSRLGIGIRQISPWIKELYTTRKEGCGVAGVFSSRKDLDLLPPTSYIGYVLNSKNIDVRADQHILRKFANLDTMHIDAFGGKLWVFGSVGEINELLKIYDFIQADSVRQEYRVVPLTKIEASEMISILKAAFREDITREGDEEGLGLKVVPLQHQGRSLFLSGTAALVHQAIDLIKDLEEGIENPTDKTVFWYSVKHSDPQELAVLLSQVHDVFSGKEGGAPSSSEAILREAASTISIDTTSVGSVKEGSVKYGNFIADSKTGTLIMVVEKEALPRIKMLLKKLDVPKKMVRIEVLLFERKLSSQRKAGLNLLRLGEEVCKKTSSTISWTSSGILEFLFKGNTGSSLVPSYDLAYQFLMAQEDVRINASPSVVTMNQTPARIAIVEEMSIAVSADKEKAQYNRAQYGIMIKMLPVINIGEEDGKSYITLETDITFDTTGKNANERPDVTRRNITNKVRIPDGETVIIGGLRCKHASDSQDGIPFLGEIPGVGKLFGMNSTADSQTEMFVFITPKILDNPIEKKERHEEAILSSRPGENTEFRQALFAGEEAAKAAHKKLELISAIELPASQVQGLEYDGR; this comes from the coding sequence ATGCGTTTTTGGCGTACTCCTTTAGTTTATTTCTTTGGATTGTCGGGTTTAGCTTGTTGCACTCCCGGCCTAGCTCTAACCGTTGCGGAAAAAGCTGCATCTTTAGAAAAATCCAAAGACTCTATAGATAGTTCCTTGGGTTTGGCTTCATTTAACGCAGACATGAAGGAATATAACCTTCAATTAAAGAGTCTTTATGAAGAAGCCGCCGCTTTACGTGCATCAGGTTGTGAAGATGAAGCTCAATGGAAAGGGCTTTTAAATAAGCTAACTGATGTAAAAAATCAAATTAAGCGTATCGAAAATCTTTGGTCTGCGGAAATTCGAGAACGAGGAGAAAATCCCGAAGATTATGCTTTGTGGCATCACCCCGAGGCTACGATTTATAATTTGGTTTCAGACTATGGTGATGATAATGTTATTTATCTGGTGCCTCAAGATGTTGGTTCGATCAAAGTTTCTTCATTATCAAAATTCACTGTTCCCAAAGAAGGTTTTGAAGAGTGCTTGACGCAGTTGCTCTCTCGTCTTGGAATTGGTATACGTCAGATAAGCCCGTGGATTAAAGAGCTCTATACAACGCGCAAAGAGGGATGTGGAGTTGCCGGTGTTTTCTCTTCTAGGAAGGATTTAGATTTACTCCCCCCCACCTCTTATATTGGTTATGTATTAAATTCTAAGAATATTGATGTACGTGCGGATCAGCATATTTTAAGAAAATTTGCTAATCTTGATACCATGCATATTGATGCGTTTGGAGGGAAGTTATGGGTTTTTGGCTCTGTTGGAGAAATTAACGAGCTGCTTAAAATCTATGACTTTATTCAAGCAGATAGTGTGCGTCAGGAATATCGCGTTGTTCCTTTAACAAAGATAGAAGCTTCCGAAATGATTTCTATACTTAAAGCAGCATTTCGAGAAGATATTACCAGAGAGGGTGATGAAGAAGGATTAGGTCTTAAAGTTGTTCCCCTGCAACATCAAGGGCGTTCTCTATTTTTAAGTGGCACCGCAGCTTTAGTACACCAAGCTATAGATTTGATTAAGGATCTTGAAGAGGGAATAGAAAATCCTACAGATAAAACAGTCTTTTGGTATAGCGTTAAGCACTCTGATCCTCAAGAATTAGCGGTCTTATTATCACAAGTACACGATGTGTTCTCTGGTAAGGAGGGAGGAGCCCCCTCATCTTCTGAAGCTATCCTTCGGGAAGCTGCCTCTACAATAAGTATCGATACCACTTCAGTGGGTTCTGTAAAAGAGGGTTCTGTAAAATATGGCAATTTTATAGCAGATTCTAAAACAGGAACTTTGATCATGGTTGTAGAGAAAGAAGCTCTGCCCAGAATCAAGATGCTATTAAAAAAGCTGGACGTTCCTAAAAAAATGGTGCGTATAGAGGTTTTGCTGTTTGAAAGAAAGCTTTCTAGCCAACGTAAGGCCGGATTAAATCTTTTGCGCCTTGGAGAAGAAGTTTGTAAAAAAACCTCTTCTACTATCTCTTGGACCAGTTCTGGGATTTTAGAGTTTCTTTTTAAAGGGAACACAGGTTCTTCTTTAGTTCCTAGTTATGATCTTGCTTATCAGTTTCTAATGGCTCAAGAAGATGTGCGTATCAATGCCAGTCCTTCTGTAGTTACCATGAACCAAACTCCTGCAAGAATAGCGATTGTAGAAGAGATGTCAATAGCTGTTTCTGCGGATAAAGAAAAGGCCCAATACAACCGTGCGCAATATGGTATTATGATCAAAATGCTTCCCGTAATCAACATAGGGGAGGAAGACGGGAAAAGCTATATTACCTTAGAGACAGACATTACTTTTGACACAACTGGGAAAAACGCTAACGAGCGCCCTGATGTTACTCGACGTAATATTACCAACAAGGTACGTATTCCTGATGGAGAGACAGTAATTATCGGAGGATTGCGTTGTAAGCACGCTTCAGATTCTCAAGATGGCATTCCATTTCTTGGGGAGATCCCTGGTGTAGGGAAGCTGTTTGGTATGAACTCTACAGCAGATAGTCAAACAGAAATGTTTGTATTTATTACGCCGAAAATTTTAGATAATCCTATAGAAAAAAAAGAACGGCATGAAGAAGCGATTCTTTCTTCACGTCCTGGGGAAAATACGGAATTTCGCCAGGCACTGTTTGCTGGAGAAGAAGCTGCAAAGGCGGCTCATAAAAAATTAGAACTCATTTCTGCTATAGAATTACCCGCGTCTCAAGTACAGGGGCTAGAGTATGATGGTCGGTAA
- a CDS encoding aminopeptidase P family protein — MFRDRIERAQAALVDYGIDGFIVERSEDLAYFLDDKVTSGTLLIGKNEVVFFVYRMDKDLYADLQGPSLVFCDRNIAEFLLPYLETTTYQILGFDSFHTSFHRYQERENASCSWVPINLFTEKLRSIKSADEIEKMRQAATLGSEGYDHVLSVLQEGITEKEVVRLLRVFWAKAGAEGPSFSPIVAFGHHSAFPHAVPTDRALHKGDIVLIDIGVLYQGYCSDMSRTVAWGRPDSRLVESYPAVVEAQQEAMKLCRAGALCLDIHEEAARILRKYELEDYFCHGVGHGVGRNIHEYPLLSPKSGTTTLETGMTVTVEPGVYFPGIGGIRIEDTVLIDGNKNFSLTNRPVSTELVFL, encoded by the coding sequence ATGTTCCGAGATCGTATTGAAAGAGCTCAGGCGGCTCTCGTAGATTATGGTATTGACGGATTTATCGTAGAAAGAAGCGAGGATCTTGCTTATTTTTTAGATGATAAAGTGACCTCAGGAACTCTTCTTATAGGGAAAAATGAAGTAGTGTTTTTTGTCTATCGTATGGATAAAGATCTCTATGCTGATCTTCAAGGTCCTTCTCTTGTATTTTGTGATAGAAACATAGCAGAATTTCTCCTTCCTTATCTTGAGACAACAACATATCAAATTTTAGGTTTTGATAGTTTTCATACTTCATTTCATAGGTATCAAGAAAGAGAAAACGCCTCATGTTCTTGGGTGCCCATTAATCTATTTACAGAAAAATTGCGCAGCATAAAATCTGCGGATGAAATTGAAAAGATGCGCCAGGCGGCGACCCTCGGTTCTGAAGGTTATGATCATGTTCTCTCTGTGCTGCAAGAGGGCATAACAGAGAAAGAAGTTGTAAGACTCCTTCGTGTATTTTGGGCAAAGGCTGGCGCTGAAGGTCCATCGTTTTCTCCCATTGTTGCTTTTGGTCATCATTCTGCCTTTCCTCACGCAGTTCCTACCGATAGAGCCCTACATAAAGGAGATATCGTACTTATTGATATAGGAGTTTTGTATCAGGGATATTGTTCAGATATGTCCCGCACAGTAGCGTGGGGGCGTCCTGATTCTCGTCTTGTAGAAAGTTATCCTGCAGTAGTAGAGGCACAGCAAGAGGCTATGAAATTATGCCGAGCGGGTGCTCTATGTCTAGATATTCACGAAGAGGCCGCTCGCATTCTTAGGAAATATGAGCTGGAGGACTATTTTTGTCACGGCGTAGGCCATGGTGTGGGAAGAAATATTCACGAATATCCTTTACTATCTCCAAAATCTGGTACAACTACTTTAGAGACAGGAATGACCGTTACAGTTGAGCCCGGAGTGTATTTCCCGGGGATTGGCGGTATACGCATTGAAGATACGGTGTTGATAGATGGAAATAAAAATTTTAGTTTAACCAATCGACCTGTATCTACAGAGTTAGTTTTCTTATAA